A part of Arachis hypogaea cultivar Tifrunner chromosome 12, arahy.Tifrunner.gnm2.J5K5, whole genome shotgun sequence genomic DNA contains:
- the LOC140176645 gene encoding uncharacterized protein produces MGAYQARDSLLQKYLARVRKLSEEFDEIMVHHVPRERNTRADLLSKLASTKPGTGNRSLIQGLVKEPTVTLHVAQATDPPSWMNLIMDFLEKGVLPEDDKVAKALRREAANYAVIQGQLFKKGPSQPLLKCLRPDQTD; encoded by the coding sequence ATGGGGGCATACCAAGCCAGAGATTCCCTATTGCAGAAATATCTGGCGAGAGTCAGAAAACTAAGTGAGGAGTTTGACGAGATAATGGTGCATCACGTACCAAGAGAAAGGAACACCCGAGCGGACCTCTTATCAAAGCTAGCAAGCACCAAACCAGGAACCGGGAACCGATCTCTGATACAAGGCTTAGTAAAGGAACCGACGGTGACCCTGCACGTGGCGCAGGCAACCGACCCTCCATCCTGGATGAACCTAATCATGGATTTCTTGGAAAAGGGAGTACTCCCCGAGGACGACAAAGTGGCAAAGGCGTTAAGAAGAGAAGCGGCCAATTATGCGGTAATACAAGGCCAGTTGTTCAAGAAAGGGCCCAGCCAACCCCTGTTGAAGTGCCTACGCCCCGACCAAACAGACTAG